One region of Cystobacter ferrugineus genomic DNA includes:
- a CDS encoding Uma2 family endonuclease: MCNSQAVAYSALEAMPTGWVGEILDEELVASPRPSDIQARAAFMLGVELGEQLAPRRGGAGRWCFLRAPELRLGRDVLVPDLAGWRAERLAEAALPEEPFLRLAPDWVCEVLGPGSVALDRTRKLPIYARAGVSQVWLVDPAARTLECFQRVKRGWLLVSTHEGEAIVRAEPFSGLALELSALWWPPAEPVLELVR; this comes from the coding sequence ATGTGCAACAGCCAGGCGGTGGCGTATTCGGCCCTCGAGGCCATGCCCACGGGGTGGGTGGGGGAGATCCTCGACGAGGAATTGGTGGCGTCGCCTCGGCCTTCCGACATCCAGGCCCGCGCCGCCTTCATGTTGGGGGTGGAACTCGGAGAGCAGCTGGCGCCGCGGCGGGGGGGCGCGGGGCGCTGGTGCTTCCTGCGCGCGCCGGAGCTGCGCCTGGGGCGGGACGTGCTGGTGCCGGACCTGGCCGGCTGGCGCGCGGAGCGGCTCGCCGAGGCCGCCCTGCCCGAGGAGCCCTTCCTGCGCCTCGCGCCGGACTGGGTGTGCGAGGTGCTCGGCCCCGGCTCGGTGGCGTTGGACAGGACGCGCAAGCTGCCCATCTACGCGCGCGCGGGCGTGTCCCAGGTGTGGCTGGTGGACCCCGCGGCCCGCACGCTGGAGTGCTTCCAGCGCGTCAAGCGCGGCTGGCTCCTGGTGAGCACCCACGAGGGCGAGGCCATCGTCCGCGCGGAGCCCTTCTCCGGACTCGCGCTGGAGCTGTCCGCGCTCTGGTGGCCGCCCGCCGAGCCCGTGCTGGAGCTGGTGCGCTGA
- the mnmE gene encoding tRNA uridine-5-carboxymethylaminomethyl(34) synthesis GTPase MnmE codes for MTPSATLAALATAPTAGAVGILRLSGPASLEVGRLLAPGVPAAPTPRHAYLASFVDAHGAVLDEGLFLYFRAPHSFTGEDVVELQAHGGPRLLRLLLARALAHPAVRPAGPGEFTRRAFLHGRIDLTRAEAVADLVAADSEAAVRAAAAGLAGALATRVRALEEPLRALHADLEGVLDFPEEAEGADADAGPRLASSRAEAQALLAEAGRGRLVRRGARVALYGPVNAGKSTLFNRLVGEARALVDEEPGTTRDVLEARLEWEGLGVTLLDTAGLREAPGRVEALGIARTREVLATVDLAVLVLPPGEDALAARRWEEDAGATPILRVAGKCDVRAGGARGAEGMDGALAVSGLTGEGVEALRAGMLSRLWGGGAPGAVALVSERHADALRRAAEALGRAGEALRVSTLEAVSGEVGLALEALGEVSGTCASEALLDAIFQRFCIGK; via the coding sequence ATGACTCCTTCCGCCACCCTCGCCGCGCTCGCCACCGCCCCCACCGCCGGGGCCGTGGGCATCCTCCGGCTCTCCGGCCCCGCCTCCCTGGAAGTGGGCCGGCTGCTGGCCCCCGGCGTCCCCGCCGCCCCCACGCCCCGCCACGCCTACCTCGCCTCCTTCGTGGACGCGCACGGCGCCGTGCTCGACGAGGGGCTCTTCCTCTACTTCCGCGCGCCCCACTCCTTCACCGGCGAGGACGTCGTCGAGCTGCAGGCCCATGGTGGCCCGCGCCTGTTGCGGCTGCTGCTCGCGCGCGCCCTCGCCCACCCCGCGGTGCGTCCCGCCGGGCCCGGTGAGTTCACCCGGCGCGCCTTCCTCCATGGCCGCATCGACCTGACCCGGGCCGAGGCCGTGGCGGACCTGGTGGCCGCGGACTCGGAGGCGGCCGTGCGCGCCGCCGCGGCGGGACTCGCCGGAGCGCTGGCCACCCGGGTGCGCGCGCTGGAGGAGCCCCTGCGCGCGCTGCACGCGGACCTCGAGGGCGTGCTCGACTTCCCCGAGGAGGCCGAGGGCGCGGACGCGGACGCGGGGCCCCGGCTCGCTTCCTCGCGCGCCGAGGCCCAGGCGCTGCTCGCCGAGGCGGGACGGGGACGGCTCGTGCGCCGCGGGGCGCGCGTGGCGCTCTACGGGCCCGTCAACGCGGGCAAGTCCACGCTCTTCAACCGGCTGGTGGGCGAGGCGCGCGCGCTCGTGGACGAGGAGCCGGGCACCACGCGCGACGTGCTCGAGGCGCGGCTCGAGTGGGAGGGCCTGGGCGTCACGCTGCTGGACACCGCGGGCCTGCGCGAGGCGCCGGGGCGCGTGGAGGCGCTGGGTATCGCCCGCACCCGCGAGGTGCTCGCCACGGTGGACCTGGCCGTGCTGGTGCTGCCCCCCGGCGAGGACGCGCTCGCGGCGCGGCGCTGGGAGGAGGACGCCGGAGCCACGCCCATCCTGCGCGTGGCGGGCAAGTGCGACGTGCGCGCGGGCGGGGCCCGGGGCGCGGAGGGCATGGACGGCGCGCTGGCCGTCAGTGGCCTCACCGGCGAGGGCGTGGAGGCCCTGCGCGCGGGGATGCTCTCGCGCCTGTGGGGCGGGGGCGCGCCCGGTGCCGTCGCGCTCGTCTCCGAGCGTCACGCGGACGCGCTGCGGCGCGCGGCCGAGGCCCTGGGGCGTGCCGGGGAAGCGCTGCGCGTGTCCACGCTCGAGGCCGTGTCCGGCGAGGTGGGGCTCGCCCTGGAAGCGCTCGGCGAGGTGTCCGGCACGTGCGCCTCCGAGGCCCTGCTCGACGCCATCTTCCAGCGCTTCTGCATTGGCAAGTAA
- a CDS encoding collagen, type IX, alpha 1, with translation MSDSQPSTAPSAPGADLRPRVERLLSDILGLMGFPARLDFKEASDGSLAVALHFQAGAPPGVETGKRSQVMDSLQFLLNKMLHRPGTERRFVLLGAGVHPEPRGERAKREPAPAAAAPAPRAPAPAPARPAKAATPAPTKAAAPAPAKAAPARPVEADERTLEVPEDPALRAAARALAEKSSSLGRVYALVTMKQEDRARVLKAVSDVPGLKVACEGEGRNRRVVFTPDKAAPLPKRSILPADDDEDDLEG, from the coding sequence GTGAGCGACAGCCAGCCCTCCACCGCCCCCTCCGCGCCGGGCGCCGATCTGCGTCCGCGCGTGGAGCGCCTGCTCTCCGACATCCTCGGCCTCATGGGCTTTCCCGCCCGGCTCGACTTCAAGGAGGCCAGCGATGGCAGCCTCGCCGTCGCCCTGCACTTCCAGGCCGGGGCGCCTCCGGGCGTGGAGACGGGCAAGCGCAGCCAGGTGATGGACTCGCTCCAGTTCCTCCTCAACAAGATGCTCCACCGCCCGGGCACCGAGCGCCGCTTCGTGCTCCTGGGCGCGGGTGTCCACCCCGAGCCCCGCGGCGAGCGCGCCAAACGCGAGCCCGCTCCCGCCGCCGCCGCTCCCGCCCCGCGTGCCCCCGCTCCCGCGCCAGCTCGCCCGGCCAAGGCCGCCACGCCCGCCCCCACCAAGGCCGCCGCGCCCGCCCCGGCCAAGGCCGCTCCGGCGCGTCCCGTGGAGGCCGATGAGCGCACGCTGGAGGTGCCCGAGGATCCCGCCCTGCGCGCGGCCGCCCGGGCGCTCGCCGAGAAGTCGTCCTCCCTGGGCCGGGTCTACGCCCTCGTTACAATGAAGCAAGAGGACCGCGCGCGCGTCCTCAAGGCCGTGAGTGACGTGCCGGGGCTCAAGGTCGCCTGCGAGGGCGAGGGCCGCAACCGGCGCGTCGTGTTCACACCGGACAAGGCCGCGCCGCTACCCAAGCGGAGCATCCTGCCGGCGGACGATGACGAGGATGACCTCGAGGGGTGA